From Algoriphagus sp. NG3, the proteins below share one genomic window:
- a CDS encoding glycoside hydrolase family 3 N-terminal domain-containing protein: MSSKLWRIFAVGIIALTFSSGKLDESLLIADPLLSEDPMDQLNWVDSVFNSLTFEERLGQLFMVAAYSNKGQKHVDEISSLVKNENLGGLIFFQGGPNRQARLTNYYQAQAKTPLFIAMDAEWGISMRLDSVPDFPKAMTLGAVQDPDLVYAMGKEMARQFKELGMHINFAPVVDVNSNPKNPVIGYRAFGEDRETVTKHAISYMKGLQDNGVLANAKHFPGHGDTETDSHYSLPVIKNPEQRIWDVDLYPYQELFKENLMSVMVAHLNVPSLDDARNVPTSLSKKVVTDLLQNRMNFQGLIFTDALNMKGVANSNAPGEVDLKALLAGNDVLLYSQDVPKAKALIKNAVADGRISEREINRRVKKILRAKYWAGLNGYRPIDTHKLVERLNTPETQTIIENLYADAITVAVNKDNLLPFQFLDLSKFASLSIGDEGKNFQKYLSKYAEFDHFSIDKAANETTHYNTMKQLEDFDVVVVGLMGVTNSPSRNFGITPGDIKLIKELAKRQKVVTVLFGNAYAAQQLEDIGNLVFAYENNPKTQELAPQILFGGRASKGILPITVNGGFSHGVGGYLAPANRLSYGTPESVGLDGKILDKIDAVAEKAIRIQATPGANVLVVKDGKVVFERSYGKLEYKASPTVNSETVYDLASITKVLATTQAVMFLESRGELDMKKSLEDYLPELKGTNKGKLVLSDVMAHEAGLVAFIPYYARTVEAGQWRGDYYKPQPTLGFSRQVSNDMFGLDALRDSIWHWTIESKITPIPRGASKHPYVYSDLTMYLMQAVVERIVNQPMETFLDQNFYAPLGLHTMTFNPLVRMPIDNIAPTENDITWRKRQVRGYVHDQGAAMYGGVAGHAGLFGKANDLAVMMQLMLNGGTYGGVNLIEPETVRNFTKNQSSQSRRGWGWDKPNTKSGSGGSAGDLAPKSTFGHTGFTGTCVWADPENKLIYVFLSNRVYPDATNTKLLKEGIRTEIHDIIYEAMGKK, translated from the coding sequence ATGAGCAGTAAGCTTTGGAGAATTTTCGCAGTTGGTATTATAGCTCTAACATTTTCATCAGGGAAGCTTGATGAATCATTATTGATAGCAGACCCCCTATTAAGTGAAGATCCTATGGATCAGCTTAATTGGGTTGATTCGGTATTCAATAGCCTGACTTTTGAGGAGCGCCTGGGACAGCTTTTTATGGTGGCGGCATACTCAAATAAGGGGCAAAAACATGTAGATGAGATTAGCAGCCTTGTCAAGAATGAGAATCTAGGAGGACTTATCTTTTTCCAGGGAGGGCCAAATCGCCAAGCTCGATTGACTAATTACTACCAAGCACAAGCCAAAACACCACTATTCATAGCTATGGATGCAGAATGGGGGATCAGCATGCGGCTGGATTCCGTTCCTGATTTTCCGAAAGCCATGACCCTCGGAGCTGTTCAAGATCCTGATTTGGTATATGCTATGGGTAAGGAGATGGCCCGTCAATTCAAAGAACTGGGCATGCACATTAATTTTGCCCCTGTAGTGGATGTCAACTCCAACCCCAAAAACCCTGTGATTGGATATAGGGCATTCGGTGAAGATAGGGAAACAGTGACTAAGCATGCTATCTCGTATATGAAAGGGCTTCAGGACAATGGTGTGCTTGCCAACGCAAAACATTTTCCTGGTCATGGGGATACGGAGACGGACAGCCATTATTCCTTGCCTGTGATCAAGAACCCCGAACAACGTATCTGGGATGTGGATCTGTATCCTTATCAGGAATTATTCAAGGAAAACCTCATGTCCGTAATGGTCGCACATCTCAATGTGCCCAGTCTGGATGATGCTAGAAATGTCCCTACCAGCCTTTCCAAAAAAGTCGTTACTGATCTACTCCAAAACAGGATGAACTTTCAAGGCCTGATCTTCACTGATGCCCTTAATATGAAAGGAGTTGCGAACAGCAATGCCCCGGGTGAGGTAGATCTCAAAGCATTACTGGCTGGAAATGATGTTTTGCTCTATTCCCAGGACGTGCCCAAAGCAAAAGCTCTGATCAAAAACGCAGTGGCGGACGGAAGGATCAGCGAAAGAGAGATAAACAGAAGGGTTAAAAAAATTCTCCGCGCCAAATACTGGGCAGGGCTAAACGGATACAGACCCATCGATACCCATAAACTGGTGGAACGGCTGAACACTCCCGAGACGCAGACTATCATAGAAAATCTGTATGCAGATGCAATCACGGTGGCTGTCAATAAGGACAACTTACTTCCTTTTCAATTCTTGGATCTTTCCAAATTCGCAAGCTTGAGCATAGGCGACGAAGGTAAGAATTTTCAGAAATACCTGAGTAAATACGCCGAATTTGACCATTTCAGCATAGATAAGGCAGCCAATGAGACTACTCATTACAATACCATGAAGCAACTGGAGGATTTTGATGTGGTGGTGGTGGGCCTGATGGGCGTCACTAACAGCCCAAGCAGAAATTTTGGAATTACTCCGGGTGACATAAAATTGATCAAAGAATTGGCAAAGCGGCAAAAAGTCGTGACTGTGCTATTCGGAAATGCTTATGCAGCACAGCAACTGGAAGATATAGGGAACTTGGTTTTTGCTTATGAAAACAATCCTAAGACCCAGGAACTGGCACCACAGATACTCTTTGGAGGTAGAGCATCAAAAGGTATTCTGCCGATAACGGTGAATGGAGGTTTTTCCCATGGTGTAGGAGGTTATCTGGCTCCGGCTAATAGACTTTCCTACGGAACTCCGGAAAGTGTGGGGCTAGATGGAAAAATTTTAGATAAAATCGATGCGGTAGCCGAGAAGGCAATTAGAATCCAGGCTACTCCCGGAGCCAATGTATTGGTAGTCAAAGACGGGAAGGTGGTTTTTGAACGATCTTATGGTAAACTGGAATATAAGGCTAGTCCTACAGTAAACTCTGAAACTGTGTACGACCTGGCGTCAATCACGAAGGTTTTGGCCACCACTCAAGCTGTTATGTTTCTGGAAAGCAGGGGAGAGCTTGACATGAAAAAATCCCTTGAAGATTATCTGCCTGAGCTGAAAGGAACGAATAAAGGAAAGCTGGTGCTCAGCGATGTGATGGCCCATGAGGCAGGTCTTGTGGCATTTATCCCCTATTATGCACGGACGGTAGAAGCAGGACAGTGGAGAGGCGATTATTATAAACCACAACCTACGCTGGGATTTTCCAGACAGGTTTCCAATGATATGTTTGGATTGGATGCGCTTCGGGACAGCATATGGCACTGGACAATCGAATCCAAAATTACGCCGATTCCTAGAGGGGCAAGTAAGCATCCCTATGTGTATTCTGACCTGACCATGTACCTAATGCAGGCGGTAGTGGAAAGAATAGTAAATCAACCGATGGAAACATTTCTGGATCAGAATTTCTATGCTCCATTAGGGCTTCACACAATGACTTTCAACCCTCTAGTGAGAATGCCTATCGACAATATAGCGCCTACCGAAAATGATATCACTTGGAGAAAAAGGCAGGTACGTGGGTATGTCCATGATCAGGGGGCTGCTATGTATGGAGGAGTGGCTGGTCACGCCGGGCTTTTTGGCAAAGCAAATGATCTGGCTGTAATGATGCAGCTGATGCTCAACGGCGGTACCTATGGAGGAGTGAATCTTATCGAGCCAGAGACCGTAAGAAATTTCACCAAAAACCAATCCAGCCAAAGCCGTCGGGGATGGGGATGGGACAAGCCAAACACCAAATCTGGCAGTGGGGGATCTGCGGGAGACCTTGCGCCCAAATCCACCTTTGGCCATACAGGATTCACCGGAACCTGTGTCTGGGCTGATCCGGAAAACAAGCTGATTTATGTTTTTCTATCCAATAGGGTTTATCCCGATGCCACAAACACCAAATTATTGAAAGAAGGTATCCGTACAGAGATCCATGACATCATCTATGAGGCGATGGGAAAAAAATAG
- a CDS encoding pyridoxal-phosphate dependent enzyme, giving the protein MKTAFPSLAAIEAAHERIQPFIHRTPILTSSAINEITGCEIYFKCENFQKVGAFKARGAANAVMKLTDAQKSKGVATHSSGNHAAALARAARVAGIPAYIVMPSNAPDVKKKAVKGYGGEIIECEPNLKSRESTLEAVVEKTGASFIPPFDYMDVIEGQATCALEFLEDQENLDMIMAPVGGGGLLAGTALVANYLNPSIEVIAAEPKGADDAFQSFHAGRRIPQAEPNTIADGLLTSLGELNFGLIKEYVSDILLASDPEIIEAMRMIFERMKIVVEPSCAVPLAALMANQDKFRGKKVGVILSGGNVDLGKLPF; this is encoded by the coding sequence ATGAAAACCGCTTTTCCCTCTCTCGCTGCTATAGAAGCTGCACATGAGCGCATCCAGCCTTTTATTCACCGTACCCCGATATTGACATCTTCAGCGATCAATGAAATCACAGGTTGTGAGATCTATTTTAAGTGTGAGAATTTCCAGAAAGTAGGTGCTTTTAAAGCGCGGGGAGCGGCCAATGCCGTAATGAAACTTACCGATGCCCAGAAGTCTAAGGGCGTTGCTACTCATAGCAGTGGCAATCATGCGGCAGCATTGGCAAGAGCGGCACGTGTGGCCGGTATCCCCGCTTACATTGTCATGCCATCCAATGCGCCTGATGTGAAAAAGAAAGCTGTAAAAGGGTACGGTGGTGAGATCATAGAATGTGAGCCAAATCTTAAATCAAGGGAATCTACCTTGGAGGCAGTTGTGGAGAAAACAGGAGCCTCATTCATTCCTCCATTTGACTATATGGATGTGATCGAAGGGCAGGCTACCTGTGCCCTAGAGTTCCTAGAAGATCAAGAAAACTTAGATATGATCATGGCTCCAGTTGGAGGAGGTGGATTGCTAGCAGGCACTGCTTTAGTCGCTAATTATCTAAATCCCAGCATAGAAGTAATTGCCGCCGAACCAAAAGGTGCGGATGATGCATTTCAATCTTTTCATGCTGGAAGAAGAATACCTCAGGCAGAGCCTAATACCATTGCTGATGGATTATTGACTTCTTTAGGAGAATTGAATTTTGGATTGATTAAGGAGTATGTGTCCGATATTCTCTTAGCCTCAGACCCAGAGATTATCGAAGCGATGAGGATGATATTTGAGCGGATGAAAATCGTGGTAGAGCCTTCTTGTGCGGTGCCGTTAGCTGCATTGATGGCAAACCAAGACAAATTTAGAGGCAAGAAAGTAGGGGTTATTCTTTCCGGTGGAAATGTTGACTTGGGCAAATTGCCTTTTTAA
- a CDS encoding RES family NAD+ phosphorylase, whose protein sequence is MRYYRLIENLEGRSSLGFGTGAGRWNQYGTPMIYCCSVTSLNFLELLSIKGAVVTQSKWKLVMLEIQTPIPELDASDLPSDWKNRPHPRSTQEFGTAWAKGMISPALKIPSCRIPLKSYPNEHNLLINPLHPDFQNSVKVMEEWDVSFEVNS, encoded by the coding sequence GTGCGGTATTATCGTCTGATTGAAAATCTGGAAGGCAGAAGTTCTTTGGGCTTTGGTACAGGAGCAGGGAGATGGAATCAATACGGCACCCCAATGATATATTGCTGCAGTGTCACTTCTCTTAATTTCCTGGAACTTCTCAGTATCAAAGGAGCCGTAGTCACTCAAAGCAAATGGAAGCTGGTCATGTTGGAGATTCAGACACCTATACCCGAATTAGATGCTTCTGACTTACCATCTGACTGGAAAAACAGACCTCACCCCAGATCCACTCAGGAATTTGGTACTGCCTGGGCAAAAGGCATGATTTCTCCTGCCTTAAAAATCCCTTCGTGTAGAATTCCTCTGAAAAGCTATCCAAATGAGCATAATTTACTGATCAACCCCTTGCACCCTGACTTTCAAAATTCTGTGAAAGTGATGGAGGAATGGGATGTAAGCTTCGAAGTGAATTCTTGA
- a CDS encoding GNAT family N-acetyltransferase: MYTLREGKIEDLPRILELINELALYEKAPEQVTNTLEMMEKDGFGENPVFGTFLCVKNETSEIVGMAIYYYRYSTWKGKRIYLEDLIVTQAERGNGAGKLLFDRIMKKGLEENCTGMMWQVLDWNEPAINFYRKYGATLEAGWLNAHLQDYEIKQILE; the protein is encoded by the coding sequence ATGTACACACTAAGAGAAGGAAAAATAGAGGATTTACCTCGCATATTGGAATTAATTAATGAATTGGCACTTTATGAAAAAGCTCCTGAGCAAGTGACCAACACCCTGGAGATGATGGAAAAAGACGGATTTGGAGAAAATCCTGTTTTTGGCACTTTCCTATGCGTGAAAAATGAAACTTCTGAGATCGTGGGCATGGCTATCTATTATTATCGATACAGTACATGGAAAGGAAAAAGAATCTATCTGGAAGACCTCATTGTGACCCAAGCGGAACGGGGAAATGGCGCCGGAAAATTGCTTTTTGACCGGATTATGAAAAAAGGATTAGAGGAAAATTGCACTGGTATGATGTGGCAAGTGCTGGATTGGAATGAACCTGCTATTAATTTCTACAGAAAATACGGGGCTACACTCGAAGCAGGATGGCTTAATGCACATTTGCAAGATTATGAAATTAAGCAAATCCTAGAGTAA
- a CDS encoding antitoxin Xre/MbcA/ParS toxin-binding domain-containing protein, whose product MTHTWKISFGEKDAESIRTGSDSYYFFQETVSMVSEPNAVYNVAVSFHDTGEIFDFLDFTQQDVSEMMEVDPSTLSRWRKEDRKLTKMLTKNILEMDQVIAKGIRIFGSEELLSQWLHTENASIGNQKPAMLMKNPYGIERVDEAMEAMSWGSIL is encoded by the coding sequence ATGACACACACTTGGAAGATATCGTTTGGTGAGAAAGATGCAGAATCCATTCGCACAGGCAGCGATTCTTATTATTTCTTTCAAGAGACTGTTTCGATGGTCTCTGAGCCAAATGCTGTATATAATGTAGCGGTTTCGTTTCACGATACGGGTGAGATTTTTGATTTTTTGGATTTCACCCAGCAGGATGTTTCAGAGATGATGGAAGTGGATCCGAGTACTTTGTCCCGCTGGCGCAAAGAAGACAGAAAGCTCACGAAGATGCTCACCAAAAACATCTTGGAGATGGATCAGGTGATTGCAAAGGGCATCAGGATTTTTGGATCAGAAGAGTTGCTCTCCCAGTGGCTGCACACCGAGAATGCATCCATAGGTAATCAAAAGCCGGCCATGCTCATGAAGAATCCCTATGGCATCGAGCGAGTGGATGAGGCGATGGAGGCTATGTCTTGGGGATCTATCCTATAA
- a CDS encoding peptidoglycan DD-metalloendopeptidase family protein yields MIIYLQDMNWNEMDFLPVMGEMLNLENTVKLDFSPSNPDLETLDLSNTSVFDKYVTQQIKDSGKKYGIGGYLEHRAIYRRSAVFGTAESDFRNIHLGIDIWTDAGAAIYAPLDGKIHSFQNNVGFGNYGATIILEHTVFGKKLYSLYGHLFLSDIIDINIGQGIKAGEKLAHVGPFPENGDWPPHLHFQLMWDLMGNVSDFPGVCAEREMEIYQSNCPDPNLILRCEVL; encoded by the coding sequence ATGATTATTTATCTTCAGGACATGAATTGGAATGAGATGGATTTTTTGCCGGTCATGGGCGAAATGCTGAATTTAGAAAATACTGTCAAGTTGGACTTTAGTCCCTCTAATCCTGATTTGGAAACCCTCGATTTGTCCAATACTTCGGTATTTGATAAATATGTGACCCAGCAGATAAAAGACTCGGGCAAGAAATATGGAATAGGTGGCTATTTGGAGCATAGAGCGATCTACCGCAGAAGTGCAGTCTTTGGGACAGCGGAGTCTGACTTCCGTAATATCCATCTTGGAATAGACATCTGGACAGATGCTGGAGCAGCTATATATGCTCCTCTAGACGGAAAAATCCATAGTTTCCAGAATAATGTTGGCTTTGGCAATTATGGCGCTACCATTATTTTAGAACATACTGTTTTTGGGAAAAAACTCTATTCGCTTTATGGGCATCTTTTTCTCTCAGATATTATAGATATTAATATAGGCCAAGGAATAAAAGCAGGCGAAAAATTGGCTCATGTTGGTCCATTCCCTGAAAACGGCGACTGGCCTCCACATTTGCATTTCCAGTTGATGTGGGATCTGATGGGAAATGTTAGTGATTTTCCGGGGGTATGCGCAGAGCGCGAAATGGAAATCTATCAGTCAAATTGCCCCGATCCCAATTTGATCCTGAGATGCGAAGTGCTTTAA
- a CDS encoding type III pantothenate kinase: MFLAIDAGNSNVVFALYNEEKNSWKNHFRIETHSSRFLTQLHSKVPLYFLEHGINPSEIKKIGLSSVVSEINDKIIQFCENYFGALPYLITPSSFINLPVKSLRPNEIGTDLMCNVMAAYSKYREALIVVDFGTALTFTVVDGNGEIIGVNIVPGLKTALNSLFQNTSKLPEVELRMPESALGQNTVHAIQAGILYGYTGLVKGMLEAIARETGQSFRIIATGGLSSVLTPLVEVFDEIDRNLTLEGLRLITEANS; the protein is encoded by the coding sequence ATGTTTTTAGCGATAGACGCGGGGAATTCAAATGTGGTTTTTGCATTGTACAACGAGGAGAAAAATAGCTGGAAAAACCATTTTCGGATAGAAACCCATTCTTCCAGATTTCTAACCCAGTTGCATAGTAAAGTTCCCTTGTATTTTTTGGAGCATGGGATTAATCCTTCTGAGATCAAGAAAATTGGGCTTAGCTCTGTGGTTTCGGAGATCAATGATAAGATTATCCAGTTTTGTGAAAACTACTTTGGGGCGCTCCCTTACCTGATAACCCCCTCCAGCTTTATAAACCTTCCTGTAAAGAGCTTACGCCCAAATGAAATAGGCACAGATCTGATGTGCAATGTCATGGCGGCTTATTCCAAGTATAGGGAAGCTTTAATCGTGGTGGATTTTGGAACCGCACTCACGTTTACTGTGGTGGATGGCAATGGTGAAATAATAGGGGTCAATATAGTACCCGGGCTGAAAACTGCGCTTAATTCTCTTTTTCAAAATACATCCAAACTCCCGGAAGTAGAGCTGAGAATGCCCGAATCTGCCTTAGGCCAGAATACTGTTCATGCGATTCAGGCCGGGATTTTATACGGATACACAGGTTTGGTAAAAGGAATGCTGGAAGCCATAGCCCGAGAAACCGGGCAGAGTTTCCGGATAATAGCTACCGGTGGGCTTTCTTCGGTATTGACTCCACTGGTGGAGGTATTCGATGAAATCGACAGAAATCTAACCCTGGAAGGATTACGGTTGATTACAGAGGCGAACAGTTAA